Proteins from a genomic interval of Arachis hypogaea cultivar Tifrunner chromosome 10, arahy.Tifrunner.gnm2.J5K5, whole genome shotgun sequence:
- the LOC140175783 gene encoding protein NRT1/ PTR FAMILY 4.6-like — MDTNLGSFKVPPASLSVFPGLFIMVLAPMYDHAILPFARKITRTETEITHIQRIRTWLVLSIVAMAVAALVEIKRKKTALIHGLTDSMEPLPITFLWVALQYLFLGSADLFTLAGMMEFFFTEAPWNMRSLATALSWASLAMGYYSSTVLESAMMDVDSSADGCSAA; from the coding sequence ATGGACACAAATCTTGGTTCCTTCAAGGTCCCACCAGCTTCTCTTTCTGTATTCCCAGGTCTCTTCATCATGGTTCTTGCCCCCATGTACGACCACGCCATCCTTCCATTCGCAAGAAAAATAACCAGAACCGAAACCGAAATCACGCATATACAAAGAATTAGAACATGGTTGGTTCTTTCCATAGTGGCCATGGCAGTTGCCGCGTTAGTcgaaataaagagaaagaaaacggCGTTGATTCATGGTCTAACGGATTCAATGGAACCTCTTCCCATAACGTTCTTATGGGTGGCGTTACAGTACTTGTTTCTTGGCTCTGCTGATCTTTTCACTCTTGCTGGGATGATGGAGTTCTTCTTCACTGAAGCGCCATGGAACATGAGGTCTCTTGCAACCGCCCTTTCTTGGGCTTCTCTTGCCATGGGTTATTACTCCAGCACTGTTCTTGAGTCGGCGATGATGGATGTTGACTCCTCAGCAGACGGATGTTCAGCCGCGTGA
- the LOC140175784 gene encoding F-box/kelch-repeat protein At3g23880-like, with protein sequence MAAQHPTTALLLCEVVMEILSWVSAKPLTRLKLVCKSWNSIISHPHFVKLHLHRSPKNAILLFTRTPALTLDEKEKWSLVLSSVESFIQNPSSTPDAQENRHSLHLQDWVVGSCNGLVCVAHILGHPNNDICDIWFRLLNPLTGFISENSPCLRVNVNNVFGFGYDESSDSYKVVTVIRDSSGTVTAQVYSFGGSSWKTIDSFPAFPFSAEDNGHFIGGTLNWLGLRNPHGDDYDWAAVTLDMLMIVSFDLKSDTHKQILLPKGIDEIPDKEPTLGVWGNRLYLLHDYKNTHFIAWQMKEFGDENSWTQLLKISFHHLGVERLLPEFIFENGNIFMLRGRRRFEEVFYDRRDNSVKRINILANNSYFIAFDYVESLVRPC encoded by the coding sequence ATGGCGGCTCAACACCCAACAACGGCGCTCCTGTTGTGTGAAGTGGTGATGGAGATCCTCTCTTGGGTTTCTGCAAAGCCTCTCACGCGCCTCAAGCTTGTGTGCAAATCATGGAACTCCATCATCTCCCACCCTCACTTCGTCAAACTTCACCTTCACCGTTCACCCAAAAACGCCATCCTCCTCTTTACGCGAACACCAGCGCTCACCCTCgacgaaaaagaaaaatggagCTTAGTGTTGAGTAGCGTTGAATCTTTCATCCAAAATCCATCATCCACTCCTGATGCTCAAGAGAATCGCCACTCTCTACACCTACAAGACTGGGTTGTGGGTTCATGCAACGGGTTGGTTTGTGTGGCCCATATTCTTGGCCACCCCAACAACGATATTTGCGATATCTGGTTCCGTTTATTGAACCCTCTCACAGGGTTTATTTCAGAGAACTCGCCGTGTTTACGTGTCAATGTGAATAATGTTTTTGGGTTTGGGTATGATGAGTCAAGTGACAGTTACAAGGTAGTGACTGTCATTCGGGATTCTTCTGGAACAGTAACTGCGCAAGTTTATAGCTTCGGTGGCAGTTCTTGGAAGACGATCGACAGTTTCCCTGCTTTTCCGTTTTCTGCTGAAGATAATGGCCACTTCATCGGTGGCACTCTTAATTGGCTGGGTCTCCGTAACCCGCATGGAGATGATTATGATTGGGCTGCTGTTACACTTGATATGTTAATGATTGTTTCTTTTGACCTAAAATCGGATACACATAAACAGATTCTGCTTCCAAAGGGTATCGATGAGATCCCCGATAAAGAGCCAACTCTGGGAGTTTGGGGAAATAGGCTGTATCTTCTTCATGATTACAAGAACACTCATTTTATTGCATGGCAAATGAAGGAGTTTGGAGATGAAAATTCTTGGACTCAACTGCTAAAGATTAGTTTTCACCATCTCGGTGTTGAAAGGCTATTACCAGAGTTTATATTTGAGAATGGAAATATCTTCATGTTGAGAGGCAGGCGTCGTTTTGAGGAAGTTTTTTATGACCGAAGAGATAATAGTGTTAAACGCATTAATATCTTGGCCAACAATAGTTACTTCATTGCATTTGATTATGTTGAAAGCTTGGTTCGGCCTTGTTAA
- the LOC112718068 gene encoding F-box/kelch-repeat protein At3g23880-like — translation MAPQHPTAALLLCEFVMEILSWIPAKPVTRLKLVCKSWNSFISDPHFVKLHLHRSPKNAILLITRTPPPPNKERKNGIVLSSVESFIQNPSSTLDAQENRHVLHFQDWVLGSCNGLVCVAHILFHPNNDNCDILFRLWNPLTGFISGNSPSPCLGVNEDNVIGFGYDESSDSYKVMTVIRDSSGTVTVQVYSFRGSSWKRVNSFPAFPFSAEDIGHFIGGTLNWLGLRNPLGDDYDWADVTLDTLMIVSFDLKSDTHKQILLPKGIDEISSKDPTLGVWGNRLYLLYGYKNTHFIAWQMKEFGDENSWTQLLKISFHYLGVERLLFPEFIFENGNIFMLRGLAKFMSL, via the exons ATGGCGCCTCAACACCCAACAGCGGCGCTCCTCTTGTGTGAATTTGTGATGGAGATCCTCTCTTGGATTCCTGCAAAGCCTGTCACGCGCCTCAAGCTTGTGTGCAAGTCATGGAACTCCTTCATCTCCGATCCTCACTTCGTCAAACTTCACCTTCACCGATCACCCAAAAATGCCATCCTCCTGATTACGCGAACACCACCTCCCcccaacaaagaaagaaaaaatggcatAGTGTTGAGTAGCGTTGAATCTTTCATCCAAAATCCATCATCCACTCTTGATGCTCAAGAGAATCGCCACGTTCTACACTTCCAAGACTGGGTTTTGGGTTCATGCAACGGGTTGGTTTGTGTGGCCCATATTCTTTTCCACCCCAACAACGATAATTGCGATATCTTGTTTCGTTTATGGAACCCTCTCACAGGGTTTATTTCAGGGAACTCGCCTTCGCCTTGCTTAGGTGTCAATGAGGATAATGTTATTGGGTTTGGGTATGATGAGTCAAGTGACAGTTACAAGGTAATGACTGTCATTCGGGATTCTTCTGGAACAGTAACTGTCCAAGTTTATAGCTTCCGTGGCAGTTCTTGGAAGAGGGTCAACAGTTTTCCTGCTTTTCCGTTTTCTGCTGAAGATATTGGCCACTTCATCGGTGGCACTCTTAATTGGCTAGGTCTCCGTAACCCGCTTGGAGATGATTATGATTGGGCTGATGTTACACTTGATACGTTAATGATTGTTTCTTTTGACCTGAAATCGGATACACATAAACAGATTCTGCTTCCAAAGGGTATCGATGAGATCTCCAGTAAAGATCCAACTCTGGGAGTTTGGGGAAATAGGCTGTATCTTCTTTATGGTTACAAGAACACTCATTTTATTGCATGGCAAATGAAGGAGTTTGGAGATGAAAATTCTTGGACTCAATTGCTAAAGATTAGTTTTCACTATCTCGGTGTTGAAAGGCTATTATTTCCGGAGTTTATATTTGAGAATGGAAATATCTTCATGTTGAGAG GCCTAGCAAAGTTCATGTCATTGTGA